Genomic window (Arcobacter aquimarinus):
CTGATAAGTATGTTGCTGTAAAAACAAATGTTAGGGGTGACAAATATGTACTTGTTAATGAATACAGAGCAAGAGAAATTTAATCTTGTTTGATGATGCTACAATTGTTGCAATTGCAACAGCCAATGGAATTGGTTCTATTTCAATAGTAAGAATTTCAGGAGTAAATGCTCTTGAAATTGCTACAAAAATTTCAAAAAAAAATAATTTTACTCCAAGATTGGCAACTCTTTCTTATCTTTATGATTCAAATAATGAAATTATTGATGAAGCTTTAATTTTATATTTTAAGGCTCCTTTTTCTTTCACAGGAGAAGATGTAGTAGAGTTTCAATGTCATGGTGGAATAGCAATTGCAAATATGATAATAGATGAAGCATTAAAGTATGGAGCTAGAATTGCTAATCCTGGAGAATTTTCTAAAAGAGCATTTTTTAATAATAAAATAGATTTAACAAAAGCAGAAGCTATTTCAAAAATTATTGAAGCAAGAAGTGCAGATGCTGTTAAGTTATTAGCAAGACAATTAAAAGGTGAGTTAACAAGTTTTGTAAATGAAATAAGAGAAGATTTGCTTTTTATGTTAGCTTATACAGAAGTTTCAATAGATTATGCTGAAGAAGATTTACCTAGTGATATTTTTGAACAAATTAAAAATAAAATAGAAAAAATAAAAATTAAACTTTCAAATACTTTAGACGCAAGTAAGAGAAGAGAAGGAATGATAGAAGGTTTTAAAGTTGCAATCATCGGAAAACCGAATGTTGGAAAATCTTCACTCCTAAATAAGCTTTTAAACTATGATAGGGCTATTATTTCAGATATTGCAGGAACTACTAGGGATACTATTGAAGAAAGTGTTAAAATTGGTACTCATATTATTAAAATAGTTGATACAGCAGGTATTAGAAATGCAAGTGATGTGATTGAAAAAATTGGAATCGAAAAATCAATTCAAACTATAAATGAAGCAGATGTTGTAATAGCATTGTTTGATAATAGTAAGATTTGTGATGATGAAGATAGAAAAATTTTAGAATTAATAGATGAAAATTCAAATAAAGAAATAATTAAAATTTTAAATAAATCTGATTTAGAAAATAGATTTGATAAATCTAATATTACAGATTTTATAGAACTATCGACAAAAGAAGATATAAATCCATTGATCAAAAAAGTTGAGCAAATACTTGATTCAAATACTTTTGGTGATGAAATGTCATTGATTTCAAAAAGACAAGTAAGTTCAGTAGAGAAAACTCTATACAATATAAATTTATCAGTTCAGCCTTTAAATAGTGGCGAATTGGAATTTTTTGCACATTTTATAACTGAAGCTTTAGAAAGTATTTCATCAATAACAAGACCTTATGAA
Coding sequences:
- the mnmE gene encoding tRNA uridine-5-carboxymethylaminomethyl(34) synthesis GTPase MnmE translates to MFDDATIVAIATANGIGSISIVRISGVNALEIATKISKKNNFTPRLATLSYLYDSNNEIIDEALILYFKAPFSFTGEDVVEFQCHGGIAIANMIIDEALKYGARIANPGEFSKRAFFNNKIDLTKAEAISKIIEARSADAVKLLARQLKGELTSFVNEIREDLLFMLAYTEVSIDYAEEDLPSDIFEQIKNKIEKIKIKLSNTLDASKRREGMIEGFKVAIIGKPNVGKSSLLNKLLNYDRAIISDIAGTTRDTIEESVKIGTHIIKIVDTAGIRNASDVIEKIGIEKSIQTINEADVVIALFDNSKICDDEDRKILELIDENSNKEIIKILNKSDLENRFDKSNITDFIELSTKEDINPLIKKVEQILDSNTFGDEMSLISKRQVSSVEKTLYNINLSVQPLNSGELEFFAHFITEALESISSITRPYENDEMLDVMFGEFCLGK